The DNA region ATTGCCAAGAAAGCGAATTATCGACTGTGGAGCAGTCTTTTATCAGTGAATATATTGAATTTACCCGTTATCGCAAATCCAAGGAAAGCAGAGATTCAAGCGACTTTCGTTACAAGGGAGAAGATAATCCCAAAGGGGACGAGACGTTGTAGTGCAAATTTAGTGAAAGTTACATCTTGACTGGACCATCTGGATATATAAAAAACCTCTGAACAAATCCGAAACCCGTCGGAAATTGTGCAGAGGTTCTTTGTCTTTTAAACTCGTTGCAATATGCAATTCCGAAAGTTAGTCCGATATACGTATAGCTTCACTTGCGGAATGTGAGGCTTGGTTTGCCCAAAAGGGTGGGACGAAGGGAATTCCAGATCCGAAGGCATTGCTCTTGAAGTTCCCAGGCTGCCATGCCGAGCAAACGAACACCAATCCCGCCTGTAGCGAGTAAACTGGCTCCGGCAAGCATGCGGCCATCTGGTGGCAAGGTGGACCGTACAGATTCCAATTGTGCTGCGCCCAATCCAGGGGCGATCATCCACAAAGCAGCAGCATGAGTATAGCCCATTAACGCTGCGGGTGATTTCGGATCGTCGGATTCTGGTTCGAGTCCGAATCGATCCCATACGGCCAACTGCTTCCCATGCCAGATTTCTGTCAGACTGCGATAGCGCTTGAACTGAAAGGCCTCACCCCGATGAATCCGTCCAGCGGACCAGATATCCGCGTATGCAAGTACTGCTTGTTCTCCTAGCTCAAAGGTCGTGGTGAGTGCAGAGGAGCTGCCTTTGAATGGAATGACGCATTCGGGAAAGTACTCCAGTACCGCTCCTTGTTCCAGTCGAAAGTGATGGTTCACAGACGACGGAACAGTAGGTGTGGGATGGAGCCTCGTCGCTGATGTGCTGCTTAGCATGAGGTGGGTGTTCTGGCCCAACTGCCAATCGGATCGATAATGATCACCGTTCAGCACACCTGGGGAAACGTCTGAAGTATATACACATAATTCATCTCCGCCACCCGGAGGCCGAAAGGATCGACTGAACCGGAGAGGGGCGCTGTAATAACGATCCGTCATGACGGTGCGCCCGCCTTGGAGGGCAAGTGAGGCCCTGAGCTCGCTGCGGCGTATCACGGCCTCTCCAGCACTGCGGTTCGGTCCAGATTCAACTCCATCATGTAAAGGGGAAGATGAATTAATGGCTGTGGGTCGTGCCGTGTTCATGGGTGTGCGTAAGCAGATGCGCAGCGGAAGCATCGTCATCCATATATTGATGTTCAAGCCAGTGTACGATCTCGGATACCCCTTCGCCGCTCATCAGGTTCGACATCACATAAGGGCGCCCTTCACGTACCCGCTCGGTATCATTCTTCATGACTTGCAGACTTGCGCCAACATAAGGCGCGAGGTCAGTCTTATTAATAAGTAATAGATCTGAACGAGTGATGCCTGGGCCGCCTTTACGTGGCAGTTTTTCCCCTTGAGCCACGTCAATAATGTATATAAAAACATCCGCCAGTTCCGGACTGAAAGCTGCAGACAGGTTGTCACCACCGCTTTCGATAAAGATCAGCTGCAGATCCGGGAAGCGTTCAATCAACTCATCAACGGCTTCGAAATTCATGGAAGCATCCTCTCGAATAGCGGTATGCGGGCATCCGCCTGTCTCTACACCGATAATACGTTCCGGTTCGAGGGCATTCTGACGCAGTAAGATTTCGGCATCTTCCTTCGTATAAATATCATTGGTAATCACGGCCAGACTGTAACGTGTACGCAGTGCCTTGGATAGTTTCTCCACAAGGGCTGTTTTCCCTGAACCTACCGGCCCGCCGATCCCGATTCGCATCGGGCGACTCCGATCAAATATCTTGCGTTCCCATTCTGCATGATGCGTATGATTAGCTCCTCCACACATAACAAATTCCTCCTTGGTTTTGAATTAATGTCGTTAGGACATGAACAGACGGGCTGGCAGGCTCTCATGCCGCATGGCATAGATTTCCTGGGCAATACCGAAGCTGTGCATATCTTCCGGTTCGTTATTCCGGATTCGAGACCATTCAGAGTCAATATCATTCAAAAGTTTCTGGATCAGCATTTGTGCTTCAGTTTGCCCGATGGGTAGAAGACGCAGAGCGCCGTTTACATAAGCGTTAACAGAGGTGTACAGATGTCCGGTGACGGCTTCGTCTAGTCCGATTTCCAGCTGATAATTGATGTAGCCGTGAATAGTTGTAATGCCGCAAAAGGCACCGTGTTCCTGTACGGCTTCATCAATTAGTGAAAAGTCCATCCATGGGTAAAGTGATCTCGCAAGCTTGAGCAATCGCTTCCCCATTTTGTGCCCACTTTCCCGCAGTTCCCTGGGTGTCCGCTGGGCATGTACACGTTTGTCGTAAAGGGCGAGCAGGGCAGCATTCTGTTGCTCAATAGCCTGGTAGACACCTTTGATGGCGAGGCCATCGAGCCGCACGAGGCTGGAATGAAGCTGGCTGCGAATAAATTGTTCAAGCTGGGCGGTGGTTTTTATCGTTCCATCATGGGTGTA from Paenibacillus sp. JNUCC-31 includes:
- a CDS encoding urease accessory protein UreD; translated protein: MNTARPTAINSSSPLHDGVESGPNRSAGEAVIRRSELRASLALQGGRTVMTDRYYSAPLRFSRSFRPPGGGDELCVYTSDVSPGVLNGDHYRSDWQLGQNTHLMLSSTSATRLHPTPTVPSSVNHHFRLEQGAVLEYFPECVIPFKGSSSALTTTFELGEQAVLAYADIWSAGRIHRGEAFQFKRYRSLTEIWHGKQLAVWDRFGLEPESDDPKSPAALMGYTHAAALWMIAPGLGAAQLESVRSTLPPDGRMLAGASLLATGGIGVRLLGMAAWELQEQCLRIWNSLRPTLLGKPSLTFRK
- a CDS encoding urease accessory protein UreF; protein product: MMMHSGMKLLRYVQLLDSALPIGGFSHSFGLEAYTHDGTIKTTAQLEQFIRSQLHSSLVRLDGLAIKGVYQAIEQQNAALLALYDKRVHAQRTPRELRESGHKMGKRLLKLARSLYPWMDFSLIDEAVQEHGAFCGITTIHGYINYQLEIGLDEAVTGHLYTSVNAYVNGALRLLPIGQTEAQMLIQKLLNDIDSEWSRIRNNEPEDMHSFGIAQEIYAMRHESLPARLFMS
- the ureG gene encoding urease accessory protein UreG, yielding MCGGANHTHHAEWERKIFDRSRPMRIGIGGPVGSGKTALVEKLSKALRTRYSLAVITNDIYTKEDAEILLRQNALEPERIIGVETGGCPHTAIREDASMNFEAVDELIERFPDLQLIFIESGGDNLSAAFSPELADVFIYIIDVAQGEKLPRKGGPGITRSDLLLINKTDLAPYVGASLQVMKNDTERVREGRPYVMSNLMSGEGVSEIVHWLEHQYMDDDASAAHLLTHTHEHGTTHSH